The Henckelia pumila isolate YLH828 chromosome 2, ASM3356847v2, whole genome shotgun sequence genome includes a window with the following:
- the LOC140880521 gene encoding dual specificity protein phosphatase PHS1-like isoform X1, with product MATNRGEDSCFSQKEDEEKDFDIGNDASEAPLPLTATSRVLYMLGDITAGPAYRFAQWLELVRRRSSKYPASGFPHRSHHAEGMPFCPGENNLDLKTHTLSEQTAEISLWEKLGKAGMLDIKSSSFSWTTLSSLHRTEHNGSGEHYEDEMNRALEVTVNSGGVVFFALFNRNKNDEHHYSTEASAVIKFSSSRMATQSELLGYEFAKWLGVQTPQARVIHNVSSEWLQIKEAAEKAKDAAIIQGNELAEMTCSELLEALELSRCFLLMNYVHGSPLLESSNAFESREAAGKTAAALGRILMLDLVIRNEDRLPCHDLRWRGNFANLLLAEKVASANNDSLEVAFDSAIKRYRPKVIRALQKEIRATSVDSVFNLSNPGLVSQGSDVSKTTDSRRSLTLNESTSTDLHIVAIDNVVPRRPPAGKRANDQANYPKLIELLLNSSEYASQLLHEITGGKLESSRLVTDANDFRGIEINSVVHEFRSGFRAALRDLQGFHMFLLTLHQKLDILLRAFLNIANRSSGDLDKEDPAVPESPAQAKGTEVPCTPSSSRDGNDNLDLNDSETQKTALKLPSSGSKESSDACSPIPRNCSYGKLSKGSSEPLHSLRLTAKIRDFHRFAKVDTELSKELEQWNDMLKNDAVKLCQENNFISGFFEGSDNNCVVDAYELKVRLEHILERIGLICDAANTEKPSAISATLFIGGALAARSVYTLQHLGIAHILCLCSNEIGQSDSQFPELFEYQNFSIYDNEDDDISDIFQEAHDFIDRVEKNGGKVLVHCFEGKSRSATLVLSYLMLRKNFTLLEAWNALKRVHRRAQPNDGFARILLDLDQKLHGRVSMEWQQRRPTMKVCPICGKNAGLSSSSLKLHLQKAHKKLSSGSVDSAMTMEIQKALDALRLSRGGSVSPTLTLTHSMIDE from the exons ATGGCTACGAATCGAGGAGAAGATTCATGTTTTTCTCAA AAGGAGGACGAAGAGAAGGACTTTGATATTGGGAACGATGCGTCGGAAGCTCCATTGCCGCTCACAGCCACCTCAAGG GTTTTGTATATGTTGGGGGACATTACAGCAGGACCTGCTTATCGGTTTGCACAATGGCTGGAATTGGTCCGTAGACGGAGCAGCAAATATCCTGCTTCAGGCTTCCCCCATCGATCTCACCACGCTGAGGGCATGCCTTTTTG TCCGGGAGAAAATAATCTCGATCTAAAAACTCACACACTTTCTGAGCAAACTGCCGAAATAAGTTTATGGGAAAAACTTGGTAAAGCTGGCATGTTAGACATTAAATCAAGCTCCTTCTCCTGGACAACACTTTCTTCTCTTCACCGCACAGAACACAACGGAAGTGGGGAGCATTATGAGGACGAGATGAATAGAGCACTGGAG GTTACTGTTAATTCTGGCGGTGTTGTTTTTTTCGCTTTATTCAACCGAAATAAAAATGATGAACATCATTATTCTACAGAAGCTTCGGCTGTTATAAAGTTCTCATCCTCAAGGATGGCCACTCAGTCTGAACTACTTGGTTATGAATTTGCAAAATGGCTAGGTGTCCAGACCCCACAG GCTAGAGTCATTCACAATGTGAGTTCCGAGTGGCTGCAAATCAAGGAGGCTGCAGAAAAAGCGAAAGATGCTGCTATTATTCAAGGGAATGAACTTGCTGAAATGACTTGTTCAGAACTCCTGGAAGCTCTTGAGCTCAGTCGCTGTTTTTTACTTATGAA CTATGTTCATGGGTCTCCTCTATTGGAAAGCTCGAATGCATTTGAATCGCGGGAAGCTGCAGGAAAAACAGCTGCAGCTCTAGGCAGGATTTTAATGTTAGACCTTGTCATAAGAAATGAAGATCGTCTTCCTTGTCACGATCTAAGGTGGCGTGGGAACTTTGCAAATTTACTATTGGCTGAAAAAGTGGCTAGTGCAAATAATGATTCATTAGAGGTTGCTTTTGATTCTGCAATCAAACGATATAGACCTAAGGTTATCCGGGCACTTCAGAAAGAAATTAGAGCAACTTCTGTTGACAGTGTATTTAACCTTTCTAATCCAGGATTGGTATCTCAGGGTTCTGATGTTTCTAAGACAACAGACTCCAGGAGGAGTCTCACTTTGAATGAGTCAACTAGCACTGATTTACATATTGTGGCTATAGATAATGTAGTGCCTCGTAGACCGCCAGCAGGGAAACGTGCAAATGATCAAGCAAATTATCCGAAGCTCATTGAGCTACTCCTTAACAGTTCCGAGTATGCCTCACAATTGTTGCATGAAATTACTGGAGGAAAACTTGAATCTTCACGGCTAGTTACTGATGCAAATGATTTCCGTGGAATTGAGATAAATTCAGTTGTCCATGAATTCAGAAGTGGATTTCGAGCAGCACTCAGGGACTTGCAGGGATTTCACATGTTCCTTCTTACCCTTCACCAGAAACTAGATATCCTCTTACGGGCTTTTCTCAATATAGCTAATAGATCTTCCGGGGATCTTGATAAAGAGGATCCAGCGGTTCCTGAATCTCCAGCACAGGCTAAAGGGACTGAGGTCCCTTGTACACCTTCATCAAGCAGGGATGGCAATGACAATTTGGATTTGAACGACTCAGAAACACAGAAAACAGCCCTTAAGCTTCCATCTTCAGGATCTAAAGAAAGTTCAGACGCTTGTTCTCCAATCCCACGTAATTGTTCTTATGGGAAGTTAAGCAAGGGAAGCAGTGAACCATTGCATAGCTTGAGGTTGACGGCAAAGATTCGTGATTTTCACCGATTTGCAAAG GTTGATACGGAGTTAAGCAAAGAACTAGAGCAATGGAATGATATGCTTAAAAATGATGCAGTTAAACTGTGCCAGGAGAATAACTTCATCTCTGGGTTTTTTGAAGGTAGTGATAATAATTGTGTGGTGGATGCTTATGAGTTGAAG GTGAGGTTAGAGCACATTCTTGAGAGGATAGGATTGATATGTGACGCAGCAAATACAGAAAAGCCATCAGCAATCTCTGCTACTTTGTTCATTGGTGGGGCACTTGCTGCTCGATCTGTGTACACCCTGCAGCATTTAGGGATTGCACATATTTTATGCCTGTGCTCCAATGAAATTGGGCAATCAGATTCTCAGTTTCCTGAGTTATTTGAATACCAAAATTTTTCA ATATATGataatgaagatgatgacatcaGCGATATATTTCAAGAAGCACATGATTTTATAGATCGTGTGGAAAAAAATGGTGGCAAGGTTCTGGTACATTGCTTTGAAGGGAAGAGTAGGAGTGCTACTCTAGTTCTTTCTTATCTAATGCTCAGGAA AAACTTCACTTTACTGGAAGCATGGAATGCCCTGAAAAGAGTTCATCGTAGAGCCCAGCCTAATGATGGTTTTGCGAGGATTCTTTTGGACCTAGATCAGAAGTTGCATGGAAGAGTTTCCATGGAATGGCAACAACGTAGACCTACGATGAAGGTTTGCCCTATATGCGGAAAAAATGCTGGTTTAAGCAGCAGTTCTTTAAAGCTTCATTTGCAAAAAGCTCACAAAAAACTATCATCAGGCAGTGTGGACAGTGCCATGACTATGGAAATACAAAAGGCATTGGATGCACTCAGACTAAGTCGAGGCGGGAGTGTCAGCCCCACCCTAACACTAACTCATTCCATGATTGATGAATAA
- the LOC140880521 gene encoding dual specificity protein phosphatase PHS1-like isoform X2, translated as MATNRGEDSCFSQKEDEEKDFDIGNDASEAPLPLTATSRVLYMLGDITAGPAYRFAQWLELVRRRSSKYPASGFPHRSHHAEGMPFCPGENNLDLKTHTLSEQTAEISLWEKLGKAGMLDIKSSSFSWTTLSSLHRTEHNGSGEHYEDEMNRALEVTVNSGGVVFFALFNRNKNDEHHYSTEASAVIKFSSSRMATQSELLGYEFAKWLGVQTPQARVIHNVSSEWLQIKEAAEKAKDAAIIQGNELAEMTCSELLEALELSRCFLLMNYVHGSPLLESSNAFESREAAGKTAAALGRILMLDLVIRNEDRLPCHDLRWRGNFANLLLAEKVASANNDSLEVAFDSAIKRYRPKVIRALQKEIRATSVDSVFNLSNPGLVSQGSDVSKTTDSRRSLTLNESTSTDLHIVAIDNVVPRRPPAGKRANDQANYPKLIELLLNSSEYASQLLHEITGGKLESSRLVTDANDFRGIEINSVVHEFRSGFRAALRDLQGFHMFLLTLHQKLDILLRAFLNIANRSSGDLDKEDPAVPESPAQAKGTEVPCTPSSSRDGNDNLDLNDSETQKTALKLPSSGSKESSDACSPIPRNCSYGKLSKGSSEPLHSLRLTAKIRDFHRFAKVDTELSKELEQWNDMLKNDAVKLCQENNFISGFFEGSDNNCVVDAYELKVRLEHILERIGLICDAANTEKPSAISATLFIGGALAARSVYTLQHLGIAHILCLCSNEIGQSDSQFPELFEYQNFSIYDNEDDDISDIFQEAHDFIDRVEKNGGKVLVHCFEGKSRSATLVLSYLMLRKNFTLLEAWNALKRVHRRAQPNDGFARILLDLDQKLHGRVSMEWQQRRPTMKCGQCHDYGNTKGIGCTQTKSRRECQPHPNTNSFHD; from the exons ATGGCTACGAATCGAGGAGAAGATTCATGTTTTTCTCAA AAGGAGGACGAAGAGAAGGACTTTGATATTGGGAACGATGCGTCGGAAGCTCCATTGCCGCTCACAGCCACCTCAAGG GTTTTGTATATGTTGGGGGACATTACAGCAGGACCTGCTTATCGGTTTGCACAATGGCTGGAATTGGTCCGTAGACGGAGCAGCAAATATCCTGCTTCAGGCTTCCCCCATCGATCTCACCACGCTGAGGGCATGCCTTTTTG TCCGGGAGAAAATAATCTCGATCTAAAAACTCACACACTTTCTGAGCAAACTGCCGAAATAAGTTTATGGGAAAAACTTGGTAAAGCTGGCATGTTAGACATTAAATCAAGCTCCTTCTCCTGGACAACACTTTCTTCTCTTCACCGCACAGAACACAACGGAAGTGGGGAGCATTATGAGGACGAGATGAATAGAGCACTGGAG GTTACTGTTAATTCTGGCGGTGTTGTTTTTTTCGCTTTATTCAACCGAAATAAAAATGATGAACATCATTATTCTACAGAAGCTTCGGCTGTTATAAAGTTCTCATCCTCAAGGATGGCCACTCAGTCTGAACTACTTGGTTATGAATTTGCAAAATGGCTAGGTGTCCAGACCCCACAG GCTAGAGTCATTCACAATGTGAGTTCCGAGTGGCTGCAAATCAAGGAGGCTGCAGAAAAAGCGAAAGATGCTGCTATTATTCAAGGGAATGAACTTGCTGAAATGACTTGTTCAGAACTCCTGGAAGCTCTTGAGCTCAGTCGCTGTTTTTTACTTATGAA CTATGTTCATGGGTCTCCTCTATTGGAAAGCTCGAATGCATTTGAATCGCGGGAAGCTGCAGGAAAAACAGCTGCAGCTCTAGGCAGGATTTTAATGTTAGACCTTGTCATAAGAAATGAAGATCGTCTTCCTTGTCACGATCTAAGGTGGCGTGGGAACTTTGCAAATTTACTATTGGCTGAAAAAGTGGCTAGTGCAAATAATGATTCATTAGAGGTTGCTTTTGATTCTGCAATCAAACGATATAGACCTAAGGTTATCCGGGCACTTCAGAAAGAAATTAGAGCAACTTCTGTTGACAGTGTATTTAACCTTTCTAATCCAGGATTGGTATCTCAGGGTTCTGATGTTTCTAAGACAACAGACTCCAGGAGGAGTCTCACTTTGAATGAGTCAACTAGCACTGATTTACATATTGTGGCTATAGATAATGTAGTGCCTCGTAGACCGCCAGCAGGGAAACGTGCAAATGATCAAGCAAATTATCCGAAGCTCATTGAGCTACTCCTTAACAGTTCCGAGTATGCCTCACAATTGTTGCATGAAATTACTGGAGGAAAACTTGAATCTTCACGGCTAGTTACTGATGCAAATGATTTCCGTGGAATTGAGATAAATTCAGTTGTCCATGAATTCAGAAGTGGATTTCGAGCAGCACTCAGGGACTTGCAGGGATTTCACATGTTCCTTCTTACCCTTCACCAGAAACTAGATATCCTCTTACGGGCTTTTCTCAATATAGCTAATAGATCTTCCGGGGATCTTGATAAAGAGGATCCAGCGGTTCCTGAATCTCCAGCACAGGCTAAAGGGACTGAGGTCCCTTGTACACCTTCATCAAGCAGGGATGGCAATGACAATTTGGATTTGAACGACTCAGAAACACAGAAAACAGCCCTTAAGCTTCCATCTTCAGGATCTAAAGAAAGTTCAGACGCTTGTTCTCCAATCCCACGTAATTGTTCTTATGGGAAGTTAAGCAAGGGAAGCAGTGAACCATTGCATAGCTTGAGGTTGACGGCAAAGATTCGTGATTTTCACCGATTTGCAAAG GTTGATACGGAGTTAAGCAAAGAACTAGAGCAATGGAATGATATGCTTAAAAATGATGCAGTTAAACTGTGCCAGGAGAATAACTTCATCTCTGGGTTTTTTGAAGGTAGTGATAATAATTGTGTGGTGGATGCTTATGAGTTGAAG GTGAGGTTAGAGCACATTCTTGAGAGGATAGGATTGATATGTGACGCAGCAAATACAGAAAAGCCATCAGCAATCTCTGCTACTTTGTTCATTGGTGGGGCACTTGCTGCTCGATCTGTGTACACCCTGCAGCATTTAGGGATTGCACATATTTTATGCCTGTGCTCCAATGAAATTGGGCAATCAGATTCTCAGTTTCCTGAGTTATTTGAATACCAAAATTTTTCA ATATATGataatgaagatgatgacatcaGCGATATATTTCAAGAAGCACATGATTTTATAGATCGTGTGGAAAAAAATGGTGGCAAGGTTCTGGTACATTGCTTTGAAGGGAAGAGTAGGAGTGCTACTCTAGTTCTTTCTTATCTAATGCTCAGGAA AAACTTCACTTTACTGGAAGCATGGAATGCCCTGAAAAGAGTTCATCGTAGAGCCCAGCCTAATGATGGTTTTGCGAGGATTCTTTTGGACCTAGATCAGAAGTTGCATGGAAGAGTTTCCATGGAATGGCAACAACGTAGACCTACGATGAAG TGTGGACAGTGCCATGACTATGGAAATACAAAAGGCATTGGATGCACTCAGACTAAGTCGAGGCGGGAGTGTCAGCCCCACCCTAACACTAACTCATTCCATGATTGA
- the LOC140880521 gene encoding dual specificity protein phosphatase PHS1-like isoform X3, translated as MATNRGEDSCFSQKEDEEKDFDIGNDASEAPLPLTATSRVLYMLGDITAGPAYRFAQWLELVRRRSSKYPASGFPHRSHHAEGMPFCPGENNLDLKTHTLSEQTAEISLWEKLGKAGMLDIKSSSFSWTTLSSLHRTEHNGSGEHYEDEMNRALEVTVNSGGVVFFALFNRNKNDEHHYSTEASAVIKFSSSRMATQSELLGYEFAKWLGVQTPQARVIHNVSSEWLQIKEAAEKAKDAAIIQGNELAEMTCSELLEALELSRCFLLMNYVHGSPLLESSNAFESREAAGKTAAALGRILMLDLVIRNEDRLPCHDLRWRGNFANLLLAEKVASANNDSLEVAFDSAIKRYRPKVIRALQKEIRATSVDSVFNLSNPGLVSQGSDVSKTTDSRRSLTLNESTSTDLHIVAIDNVVPRRPPAGKRANDQANYPKLIELLLNSSEYASQLLHEITGGKLESSRLVTDANDFRGIEINSVVHEFRSGFRAALRDLQGFHMFLLTLHQKLDILLRAFLNIANRSSGDLDKEDPAVPESPAQAKGTEVPCTPSSSRDGNDNLDLNDSETQKTALKLPSSGSKESSDACSPIPRNCSYGKLSKGSSEPLHSLRLTAKIRDFHRFAKVDTELSKELEQWNDMLKNDAVKLCQENNFISGFFEGSDNNCVVDAYELKVRLEHILERIGLICDAANTEKPSAISATLFIGGALAARSVYTLQHLGIAHILCLCSNEIGQSDSQFPELFEYQNFSIYDNEDDDISDIFQEAHDFIDRVEKNGGKVLVHCFEGKSRSATLVLSYLMLRKNFTLLEAWNALKRVHRRAQPNDGFARILLDLDQKLHGRVSMEWQQRRPTMKAVWTVP; from the exons ATGGCTACGAATCGAGGAGAAGATTCATGTTTTTCTCAA AAGGAGGACGAAGAGAAGGACTTTGATATTGGGAACGATGCGTCGGAAGCTCCATTGCCGCTCACAGCCACCTCAAGG GTTTTGTATATGTTGGGGGACATTACAGCAGGACCTGCTTATCGGTTTGCACAATGGCTGGAATTGGTCCGTAGACGGAGCAGCAAATATCCTGCTTCAGGCTTCCCCCATCGATCTCACCACGCTGAGGGCATGCCTTTTTG TCCGGGAGAAAATAATCTCGATCTAAAAACTCACACACTTTCTGAGCAAACTGCCGAAATAAGTTTATGGGAAAAACTTGGTAAAGCTGGCATGTTAGACATTAAATCAAGCTCCTTCTCCTGGACAACACTTTCTTCTCTTCACCGCACAGAACACAACGGAAGTGGGGAGCATTATGAGGACGAGATGAATAGAGCACTGGAG GTTACTGTTAATTCTGGCGGTGTTGTTTTTTTCGCTTTATTCAACCGAAATAAAAATGATGAACATCATTATTCTACAGAAGCTTCGGCTGTTATAAAGTTCTCATCCTCAAGGATGGCCACTCAGTCTGAACTACTTGGTTATGAATTTGCAAAATGGCTAGGTGTCCAGACCCCACAG GCTAGAGTCATTCACAATGTGAGTTCCGAGTGGCTGCAAATCAAGGAGGCTGCAGAAAAAGCGAAAGATGCTGCTATTATTCAAGGGAATGAACTTGCTGAAATGACTTGTTCAGAACTCCTGGAAGCTCTTGAGCTCAGTCGCTGTTTTTTACTTATGAA CTATGTTCATGGGTCTCCTCTATTGGAAAGCTCGAATGCATTTGAATCGCGGGAAGCTGCAGGAAAAACAGCTGCAGCTCTAGGCAGGATTTTAATGTTAGACCTTGTCATAAGAAATGAAGATCGTCTTCCTTGTCACGATCTAAGGTGGCGTGGGAACTTTGCAAATTTACTATTGGCTGAAAAAGTGGCTAGTGCAAATAATGATTCATTAGAGGTTGCTTTTGATTCTGCAATCAAACGATATAGACCTAAGGTTATCCGGGCACTTCAGAAAGAAATTAGAGCAACTTCTGTTGACAGTGTATTTAACCTTTCTAATCCAGGATTGGTATCTCAGGGTTCTGATGTTTCTAAGACAACAGACTCCAGGAGGAGTCTCACTTTGAATGAGTCAACTAGCACTGATTTACATATTGTGGCTATAGATAATGTAGTGCCTCGTAGACCGCCAGCAGGGAAACGTGCAAATGATCAAGCAAATTATCCGAAGCTCATTGAGCTACTCCTTAACAGTTCCGAGTATGCCTCACAATTGTTGCATGAAATTACTGGAGGAAAACTTGAATCTTCACGGCTAGTTACTGATGCAAATGATTTCCGTGGAATTGAGATAAATTCAGTTGTCCATGAATTCAGAAGTGGATTTCGAGCAGCACTCAGGGACTTGCAGGGATTTCACATGTTCCTTCTTACCCTTCACCAGAAACTAGATATCCTCTTACGGGCTTTTCTCAATATAGCTAATAGATCTTCCGGGGATCTTGATAAAGAGGATCCAGCGGTTCCTGAATCTCCAGCACAGGCTAAAGGGACTGAGGTCCCTTGTACACCTTCATCAAGCAGGGATGGCAATGACAATTTGGATTTGAACGACTCAGAAACACAGAAAACAGCCCTTAAGCTTCCATCTTCAGGATCTAAAGAAAGTTCAGACGCTTGTTCTCCAATCCCACGTAATTGTTCTTATGGGAAGTTAAGCAAGGGAAGCAGTGAACCATTGCATAGCTTGAGGTTGACGGCAAAGATTCGTGATTTTCACCGATTTGCAAAG GTTGATACGGAGTTAAGCAAAGAACTAGAGCAATGGAATGATATGCTTAAAAATGATGCAGTTAAACTGTGCCAGGAGAATAACTTCATCTCTGGGTTTTTTGAAGGTAGTGATAATAATTGTGTGGTGGATGCTTATGAGTTGAAG GTGAGGTTAGAGCACATTCTTGAGAGGATAGGATTGATATGTGACGCAGCAAATACAGAAAAGCCATCAGCAATCTCTGCTACTTTGTTCATTGGTGGGGCACTTGCTGCTCGATCTGTGTACACCCTGCAGCATTTAGGGATTGCACATATTTTATGCCTGTGCTCCAATGAAATTGGGCAATCAGATTCTCAGTTTCCTGAGTTATTTGAATACCAAAATTTTTCA ATATATGataatgaagatgatgacatcaGCGATATATTTCAAGAAGCACATGATTTTATAGATCGTGTGGAAAAAAATGGTGGCAAGGTTCTGGTACATTGCTTTGAAGGGAAGAGTAGGAGTGCTACTCTAGTTCTTTCTTATCTAATGCTCAGGAA AAACTTCACTTTACTGGAAGCATGGAATGCCCTGAAAAGAGTTCATCGTAGAGCCCAGCCTAATGATGGTTTTGCGAGGATTCTTTTGGACCTAGATCAGAAGTTGCATGGAAGAGTTTCCATGGAATGGCAACAACGTAGACCTACGATGAAG GCAGTGTGGACAGTGCCATGA